gcccaggtacgcatccacatccgctcaggtcattttctgtatgcatgtttagattctcgcATGTGCAtaatcactctgagtattcattgattccctcatcaattgccatgattgcttcattttattagtagagacccgactttagggacttagaagggtgctacggtccttaccgtaccttccagataagtaacctgacccccgaacccgatccggtttttcgtagaccaccttttccaaataaggagtcacacttagggtttttctttcttattttgtttaccctttaaaaataaaacaaaaataagtggcgactccaagtcatttttaatcaataaaaatcatttttcgaaataaaaatcgagatcgccttcgagtgggaaacgcattgagccgaaaatgcggggtccacaaaatggcgactccactggggatttttaaagggtcaagcttgaacttaaattgaagcaaatgtggcgtttggtgagtcgatcagtgagtactcatctcttgattgcacattgagagtttttGATGCATGCTTGGATGTTATATCTATTTGAGATTTTGACGTGTTGATTATGTTGACTAATTTGTCTTGATTGAGATTTTCAATGCCATGATTTTATgtgcttcattgatatattcgtTTGAGACAGACATGTTGGTTTGTTGTTGATTGATCGTCTTGTATTGCTTAGCACATTGACTCTGAttttgccatgattgttctAGTCACCTCACATACATACACTCACCACTGTATATCATTTTGGTTGGACATGTTGATTCATttgcttgtatattatcttgatcgtccTTTGAACATGATGTTTGTATCACTATTCGCCTTGATTGTCGTATTCTCGCTTATCTTGTGtgtacatgagtgatatatcctgcTCTGCCTGATTGTATGATGCACGACTGCCCTCCCtctgcatgattgcatgtcgtctgtctatgtgggtctcacttttatccccctacctccaagtctcttggtttcggtcattcctttcatctcggttctcactattgcaagtgtgagaccttctgtgtgcttgctttctgaccgagccagagattaggagtagggtctagcgatgggctatatcgatgtacgggagcattctggaggagagcgacactttgatgtcgattggagtccgatcattgaagacttgtatagccccgagctaggtttcatggatagtcgtgcgaccagtgtgtttcatcttctgctctagattcttagggttttcggatgcacccacaccattcactgtgcactttagttgaccattgagctttgagagtttgagaggtttcaccataggaaaccccctgggatgtcgaggtagtgcatgtgtggaggtgatgaccaccttgcatggaagcgccccgtctctttggaggcgtgcagagggttgcgtaccgtcggagggtacgatcgcttctgctagggatttttaaagtccacccagatccatttagagccaccttgacctcgtaGGATGAGCTTAGATCTTTCGATCAGGACttcctccctacacgtgggtgcatctgagggccttcataGCCTCTGTAGTCATAGTTCGGATTCGACACTCCttctttttagtctccagtcgagagtgctcagagatcggtttgagtttgagtatcaGTCGGATCACCTTTATTGTGTCACCTTGGATTACGTTTTTCACTCAATGAGTTTGTCATGCTTACCCCCTAGGGCTTTCGTCTTTCTTTCTTGGTTGGACACATTctttcactttgttgtcactTACTGGATGCTTCGGGATATGTTCATCGATCATGATCGTCTTGTTTTTGCACTGTACACCTATCACGAGCCCgatacctcattctttgtttgatccttaGTTTgattttcgactcgatgctcatattttcattacagaaaggtgaaagACACGTTTTCATATTCACACCTTTTTCGAAAgattcgccttgatcaccttatcattttttctcttatagaGCTCAAGTTGAAGGTTGATTCAAGGATATgtggttatagatggagtaCTGATCTCATGATAGTGtgtttttcacacctctttCATCTTAGATTATTGATGAGAATtctctagtcacatttgtagccacctcacagtggacacctttatgactctaaagtTTTCGTCATGTATCCAGATTTTTGATTGCCACCTCAGGACCATGTGCTTGCATGTTGTATTGTCgtattttagagttttatctcgtgtccttcatccgttttgtttgcattgtagggagtcagtttaggagtcgtttgagtctggagtcacattcttggaggagagttgGAGGACGATTGATCAGAGCAGATTCATATCCGAGTTCAGACAGTTCAGTTGAGATGTCGGACGagctagcttccacacttgcttccTTTCAGGAGTTCATGGCCGGAGTCAGTAGACGCTTGGATCAGATAGAGAGTTCTCGCCAGGATCCTCATCCGACTGGCATGGTCACTGACGAGACGATTCCTCATGCATCTCAGACAGCACAGACTCGTCCACCTGGGGTTTCACTTGGTACTCCATTCCATCTGGCAGATCATTATGAGACCATTCCACCACCTACTGTCACAGTGCCACCTCCCATGGTTCCCACTATTGAGGATACTCGTTTAGCCGAGCAGGAGGCCAaggttgagaggcttgagtccaTGATGAGACGGATCAGATTGCAGGACggaggtttgacttgggatgacagAGACGGCATACCGGCGGCTAGCTTGCCCGCCAAGTTTCGCATGCCAGACATCGAGCGTTacagtgggattggttgtcccaagatccacttgagactGTTCAGCACGGTCATGAGGGCACATGGTATCGATGATGCGCAGTTGGTGGCCCTCTTCCCTATGTCACTTAGTGGAGCAGCTCAGAGGTGGTTTGCTTCGGTTGAGCCTTCGAGACTCCGCACCTGGGAGGATGTGGCTCATGAGTTTCTGACTCAGTTTGCTTTCAGTGCTGATATTGACGTATCTagacgagagttggaggccaccagGCAGAGGCCAGAcgagtctatttcttcctttgtcactcgttggagggcaaaggtggctggtatgatagaccggcctaaggagcaggatcagattgatatggttcttcggAACCTACAGCCGAGGTTCGCGAGACGTCTTGTGGGCGTCCCATTTCAGGACCTCAAGAGTCTGGTTCAGGCAGCTTTCAGTGTTGAGGAGGCCATCGCTCGAGGATTATGGACGGATGTTACTCCTTCCCCTGacagtaaggggaagaagccgaTTGGATCATTTGGTAGATCTGGAGAGGTTGGCGCTATTAGCTATCAGTATCGGAGGCCCGCACATCACTCGTCTTACAGACCTCCTCCAGTCAGAGCTCCTTTCTCTTTTCCACAGTATCAGTATCAGCTGGATTATGCTCAggagccttacattgctcagactaGCATGCAGCCGCGACCACCACATCCGAGAGCCGCTATTCACCCACCGCCTAGACCTTTTGCACAGAGGCCCGCGAGACAGTTCACTCCGttgggcatgactttgactagagcttttgagaagctcaggGACGCTGGAGTGATTGTTCCTTTGGTGCCGAGGCCTTTGCCCCATCCTATTCCTCCTCATTTCCGTTCACATGAGCACTGCTTGTATCATCAGATTCCGGGGCACGATACTGAGCGTTGTTCAGCACTTCATCATGCGATACAGGATTTGATCGATTCAGGGTTGGTCAACTTGGCtgggccaagtgtgaccaccaatcctctgcctacacattctacacatgcagttcctcctcctcctggtcttcagtagattgatttggatgttgatggtaTCGATGATCGCATAGTATTTTGGGACATCTCGAGTTGGGGACTTGTTTCAGTTGACATGGGTACATCATTTTGCAGCGGTTTAGCTCAGAGCatctttcattttgatttatggTCGACGTCAGAGTCGTTCCCGTTCTGTCGAGTCCAGTTTGATTCAGAGTTGTTGTTTATAGTTCATGCTGGGAGTCTAGTCTTTTGTAGTCCTCTATCGcttcacacatgatgtactcatttggttcatttagtgatatgatctttttacTTTGAGTATGTGTTATTCTCTTTTCTAATGAGTATGTTTTGCATATCTTGCGTTGATGTGTGCTATGCTTTTGATTTGAGACAGATTTTCACTTATACATCATGATCACTTTTGTCtaacctatcatggaggatattgagcctattgacctaggatcaggagatcgacctagggagtttgagatcgtgacccatttcaccttctgaTTGGAGCAGTACCATATCCATATCCATACCCTAACTCTGTGGACTTGTCgacctacccattttgagctTGACATGACACCACCCATTGGTACC
The window above is part of the Vitis riparia cultivar Riparia Gloire de Montpellier isolate 1030 chromosome 12, EGFV_Vit.rip_1.0, whole genome shotgun sequence genome. Proteins encoded here:
- the LOC117926057 gene encoding uncharacterized protein LOC117926057; the encoded protein is MSDELASTLASFQEFMAGVSRRLDQIESSRQDPHPTGMVTDETIPHASQTAQTRPPGVSLGTPFHLADHYETIPPPTVTVPPPMVPTIEDTRLAEQEAKVERLESMMRRIRLQDGGLTWDDRDGIPAASLPAKFRMPDIERYSGIGCPKIHLRLFSTVMRAHGIDDAQLVALFPMSLSGAAQRWFASVEPSRLRTWEDVAHEFLTQFAFSADIDVSRRELEATRQRPDESISSFPRFARRLVGVPFQDLKSLVQAAFSVEEAIARGLWTDVTPSPDSKGKKPIGSFGRSGEVGAISYQYRRPAHHSSYRPPPVRAPFSFPQYQYQLDYAQEPYIAQTSMQPRPPHPRAAIHPPPRPFAQRPARQFTPLGMTLTRAFEKLRDAGVIVPLVPRPLPHPIPPHFRSHEHCLYHQIPGHDTERCSALHHAIQDLIDSGLVNLAGPSMKYDIRDFGRQEGEFRDLIVETDQPRLVSPVITSSSTDSDWAVASSRAAKI